From Ochotona princeps isolate mOchPri1 chromosome X, mOchPri1.hap1, whole genome shotgun sequence, one genomic window encodes:
- the ASB12 gene encoding ankyrin repeat and SOCS box protein 12 — translation MRIVLFQSAKMNLMDITKIFSLLQPDKEEEDTNTGEKQALNQAVYDNDSHTLDQLLRQERYKRFINSRSGWGVPGTPLRLAASYGHLSCLRVLLAHGADVDSLDVKAQTPLFTAVSHGHLDCVRVLLEAGACPGGSIYNNCSPVLAAARDGAVAILQELLGHGAEANVKAKLPVWASNIASCSGPLYLAAVYGHLDCFRLLLLYGADPDYNCTDRGLLARVPRPRSLLEICLHHNCEPEYIQLLIDFGANIYLPALPLDTTSQNDKGVALLLQARASPQSLLSQARLVIRRALRQAGQPQAIDQLDIPPTLISYLKHQL, via the exons ATGAGAATAGTCCTCTTCCAATCAGCCAAAATGAACCTCATGGACATCACCAAGATtttctccctcctgcagcccgataaggaggaggaggacaccAACACGGGGGAGAAGCAGGCTCTCAATCAAGCAGTGTATGACAACGACTCTCACACCTTGGACCAGCTTTTGCGCCAGGAGCGTTACAAACGTTTTATTAACAGCAGGAGTGGCTGGGGCGTTCCTGGAACACCTCTGCGCCTGGCCGCTTCTTATGGCCACTTGAGCTGCTTGCGGGTCCTCCTGGCACATGGCGCTGATGTGGACAGCTTGGACGTCAAGGCGCAGACCCCACTTTTCACTGCTGTCAGTCATGGCCATCTGGACTGTGTGCGGGTGCTTTTGGAAGCTGGGGCCTGTCCTGGCGGAAGCATCTACAACAATTGTTCTCCTGTGCTCGCTGCCGCCCGTGATGGTGCTGTTGCTATCCTGCAGGAGCTCCTAGGTCATGGTGCTGAGGCCAACGTCAAGGCTAAACTACCAGTCTGGGCATCAAACATTGCTTCGTGTTCTGGCCCCCTCTACTTGGCCGCAGTCTATGGACACCTTGACTGTTTCCGCCTGCTTTTGCTCTATGGGGCAGACCCTGACTACAACTGCACTGATCGGGGTCTATTGGCGCGTGTTCCACGGCCCCGCAGTCTCCTTGAAATCTGTCTCCACCATAACTGTGAGCCAGAGTACATCCAGCTGTTAATTGATTTTGGTGCTAACATCTACCTTCCAGCTCTACCCCTGGATACAACCTCACAAAATGATAAAGGTGTTGCATTGCTGCTACAGGCTCGAG CCAGTCCACAGTCGCTGCTATCCCAGGCCCGTTTAGTTATCCGCAGAGCCCTGCGCCAGGCTGGCCAGCCACAAGCCATCGACCAGCTGGATATTCCCCCCACACTGATTAGCTACCTCAAACATCAACTGTAA